The following nucleotide sequence is from Desulfovibrio sp. JC022.
TCACATCCTGTTCGCCGGACAAACCGTCTACACTTATAGCAACAGCCTTACGCCCCTTACCGGCAATCAGAACGGGAAAAGCACCATCCTGATTTTCCTTACTTTCCAACTCAAGAATTTCGGCAAGGCTAATCAGAGGAAGAGGTCTGCCGAAAACAAAAACCGTCTCCTTGCCTCCGACTGAAGCAATATCATCCTGCCGGACCAGCATGACCTTACGCACGCCTGATTTAGGCACGACAAAACTTTTTTCACCGGATTCAACAACAATCCCCCTGAATGATGTCAGGGCAACCGGGATATTCAAAACAATCCGAAATCCCTTACCTTCCGGACTGGCAACCACAATACTGCCGCCAAGGGATTCAACCTTGTCGCGGACAATGGCCATACCCAATCCACGCCCGGAAATATCAGTTATGATCTTGCTGCTGGACATGCCGGATATAAACACCAATTCCAGTGCGGAACGGCGGTCCATATTTTCCGCATCGTCCGCTGAAATAATACCGCTATTAACCGCAACTGCTTTCAAACGTTCAAGGTCAATACCCCGGCCATCATCACCGTAGACAATCTTGACCACGTCCCGGTCGCTCTGGGTAATGGAAAAAAATATCCGCCCTACAGGGTCCTTGTCCTGAGCAATCCTATCTTCCCTGCTCTCAATGCCGTGATCAATGGAATTGCGCAGCATATGCATGAGCGGATCATGAAGCATTTCAAGGATTCTGCGATCAATACGCACATTTTCCCCGCTGCTTTCCATACGGCATTCCTTGCCCTGCTCCATGCTCAAAGTACGGACCATCCGCGGAAAGACGTCCAGCAAGGATGAAAACGGCAACAGCATCGAATTTTTAAAATCACCAAGCAGGGAATCAATTTTGGAAGTAAGATCCCGCTCTGCTTTACGGGCCAAAACACCCAGCGCGCTGAATCTTCTGGAAAAATCATCCAATTTTTTGCCCATCACTAAATTCTGCTTAAGCTCTTCACCGGATAATGATGCAACATGCCCCTCATTGGAGCCATGATAAAAACTCGTAAAATCAGCAAGCAGCTTATCAAGCTCTGAAATTTCCTGAATCCTGCTTCGCTGTGCATTTCGTGACGAAATAAGTTCTTCTGTCTGCAAAAGAAGTCCGGTCAGAAACGATGAGCTAACCCGGACACTATCGCCCATGGCAGCCGGATTTGTACCACTGTCATGCTTAATGAGCTCAGCATCATTCTGCTCAAATTCACCGAAATCACTTTCCGTGTCATGACCTTCAACATTATCTTCAGCCTCCGACAGAGCATCAACCTGTGTTGAAAGATCATCCACCCCATCAATCAACTGCGGTGAATCCACCACTTCCTGCATCCGTGAAATAGCCAGCATAACGGCAGGAGATGCTTTAGCCTCCACGGAATCATCTTCCTCGCGGAGCATATCTTCCAACAGATCAAGCCAGCCAAGCATCATGGAGCAGGTCTTGCCTGAAGGGACCAACTGCAATTGTTTCAGCACGGAAAAAAAAGATTCAAATGCCTGACAAAACTCCTCAACCACCCCAAGTCCGACTGCCCTGGCTGCACCTTTGAGACTATGCAATTCGCGATATGAAGACTCAATGACTGCGGCAAGGTCCTCGCTGCCGCATCCTTTTTCCAATTGCAAAAAATCAGAAGAAAGCACCCGCATACGCTCAGAACTTTCCCCCCTGAATGCGGCCAGCAGCCTATTCTTGAGATCACCGTCAATCATGGGCATATCAACTTCTCCGTGTTCTCCGTTAAGACAGGCGGTTACTGCCTACAAATTCATTGACCATGAAAGACTCTTCACGCAGTAACGCCGCACCGTTTAGAACTGTCTTGCGGTCAGCGGTAACTCCGACACAAAAGCTGGCAAGGCGATTTTCGCCATCAGGCAAAGACTTGATCTCATCACCGGAGACAGAAATAACCCCGAGGATCTCATCCACCGCAACACCGAATTCAGATTCATCGTCCGCCAACAGAATCACGCCGGGATTCTCCGATTCAATGCTTTCTCCGGTCCTAAAAAAAGCACACAAATCAATTACAGCCCAAAGGTGTCCGCGCACACTCATTAGCCCAAGATGAAAATCAGGGGTGCAAGGAACGGATACAATCTCTTCCGGAATCATAACTTCTTTGACCGCAGACGCATCAAAACCATAGCTGTTGGGGCCCATGCGAAAAAACACATAGTCCCGTGCACCGGACTTTTTATCAAGCCCGTCAGTCTCATCGGAAATTTTCAGAGCCAGCTTTTCCGCTCTCTTGCGAAGAAGCTCCCGGTCACTTTCCCGTTTGAAATAATCCAAGGTATTACTTTCCATTATCCCACCTCTGGTCAAATTCCGCTAAGTCAGGTTCTTCTGAACCAGCTGCACCATTTCCATCAGCCGCCCGGCAGTTATACTGTCAGAACAGGGGACAGGCTCTTCCTGATCCATTTTTTTCAACTGCTGCATGGAGATACGAAAATGTCTCAAAGCTCCGTTATTATCGCCGCTATCCATATATATATTCCCGAGCAGCACATGCGCCATGATAAATTCACTTTCCAGAAAAACAGCATTACGCATATGGGCAAGCCCCTTCTCCCGTTCTCCCTGTTGCAGGGCTATCTGCCCGAGCAAAAAATGAGCACACGGAGAAACACGGTCCAATTCAAGAGCCTTAGCACACCACAAGGCAGCTTCATCCGCCAGACCCGAATCCGCTTTGATCCCGGCAATTCCTAAAAGTGCGGCCGCCTTGGTCTCAGGGGGATAATCCTGCTCAACCATTTTCTTATACAAACAGACGGCCCCGGCAGTATCACCCTGCTCACGCAAATCAGCAGCCTGCGCAACTAAATTTTCCCCATCATTAAATTCAGCCAGAAGAATTAATGGCTCAGGCTCGACCCTATCCCTCAAAAAGTCTGAATCTTCAGCCCTGAAATCAATTTCAGCCGCAGCGGTCTTAGGTTGCGGTTCAAAATCAAATTGATCATCCAGATCGGCAACAGGAAAAACCGGAGAGTTTGAAAAATCTTCTACTTCCTGAAATTTTGAATCATCAAAAAGCAACGGACACTGAGGCTCGTAATCTTCATTTTTACGGTAAAAAAGAATCCCATCAAAATTGACAGGCTCGAATTTGCCGTAACAGCTAAGCAACCCGGATTCGCTGGGTGTGGCCACAAGCCAGCCTCCGGGAGTAAGGCAATCCCAGATTTTATCCAGTACGGCATTCACTCCATCAGAGGCAAAATACATGAGGACATTACGACAAAGAACTACATCCATATCTTTCAAAGAAGAAGGGACGGACGCATCCATAAGGTTCAAACGGGAAAGGTTGACCATCCGTTTTATGGACGGTTCAAGCAGATATGAGTTGGAGCCGACTTTGCGGAAAAAAATATCCTTGAATCCCGTATCCTCAGAACGGAACGACCATTTACGATAACACCCCTCACGCGCTTTGATCAGGGCCTTGCTGTCTATATCCGTACCGAAAATCTCAGCATGAACACCTGTCCGGCGGCAGATCATGGCCAGGGTATACGGCTCTTCCCCGGTAGCACAGGCAGTGGACCAGACCCTGACGGCACCGTTAAGTCCGCTCCCCTTACCGTTTAATTTACGCAGGATTTCATATTCAAGAATTCTGAGTGCGTTGCTATCTCGAAAGAAAAATGTCTCGCCGATGGTTAACCGGTTGATGAATTGTTCCAGATCCTTATTTTCCACTGTGGGGGAAAGAATGTAATCAAGGCATTCAGCAGCAGTTGAAAATGAAGAGTCTTCCCGATGAAAACGGAGTACTGCGGTACGCAGATCCTTCCATCTCTCAGAGGCGAAATTCAGGCCGAACCTTTCACGGACCATAGCCGCAAGTTCGCCAATCCTCTCTTCAGTCAAGAAATTACTCATCAACTGCGACATCCTCCTCTTCACTCATGGCAGCAATAGCCGCAAGCAGGCTACGTTCCTGATCAGGATCAAGCAGTTCGCTCATATCCTGCACCAGAACCACATCAGCACCAAGTCCTGCAAATGACTTCAAAAGGGAAATTCCAGGCCAGATTTCATCTGCATCGCGTGCCACATCACTATCAATTCCCACGACATCACCGATGCGATCCGCAAGCAAAGCCATGGGCCGTCCGTTGGCTGTGCTGAAAACAAGTCTGTCACTGAGGATGATATCGCGCTCCTCACCACCTATCCTGCCCCGCAAGCCGAGCACCGGGATAACTTCGCCGCCTCGGTTGACGACCCCCAAAACCGGAGCGGGAGCATCAGGCACCGGAGTAAGCATTACCGCACGCTCAACCCGGTCAACAGCATCGGAAGGCAAGGCGAACTTACAGGAATCAACCTCAAAAATAACGTATTCATTATTCGTCATAAAAATTTACTTCCCGCGTGCAGATTGTTCCATCAGCTCATTGTATTTCTTCATCACCTTAACGGCATAAGCCCGCGAACGCCCCGGAAGATTCTTGGGCGAACCGGTATGATAGGCACCGATGGCCCGCCAGTTGTAGCCATACCGATCAAGGCAATAACGCAATATCCATGCCCCCAGCCGCAAATTTTCTTCCGGCTCAAGTGCCTCGGCAGGACTAAGCTCAAATTTCCTGATCCAGTATGAATTTACCTGCATCAGTCCCACATCATAACTCCTGCCCCTGTATTTCTCAATGATGGCAAGAGCTTCCTCGCGAGAGGAAGGATACACGCTCCGCCCTTCAATATTCAAGGCCCACGGATTGTAGCCGCTCTCATGGTCCGCAATAGCGTTCAGAATTTCCGGGTGCAGGGAAAATTCCTCGGCAACCTGTCCGAAAAGCGGAGGAACCGGAACCCGTTCGCGATCCGCAACCTTTATCCGCTGCTGAACCTCACGCCGTTGCGAAGGCGAGAACTCCCGTTCCACATCAAAGGGAATGATCATACGGAACACGATAGCCCCGCTGAGGATGAGATACAAGGCAACAATAAATCTGGTCATTAACGGTCAACAGCCTAAAATCTGGATCTTACCTGTTCGGCTTCATCAAACTTTTCCTGCACTTCAAGGGCCTTTGCCAGAGTCTCCCAAAACTGATCTTTTGCAGGCTTAAGAGCAGCACTCTGACGGGCCAGAACTTCTGCGACCTGCGGATCTTCTCCGCTTTCTAAATAGATACGGGCCAGCATATTCATGGCTGCGGCATCGTTATGGTTTGCATTCAGGGCTTGATGCAGATATTCGCGAGCCTTATCCATATCCTTACGGACATAGGAGATACGGGCCAGATGACGCATACTCAAAGCATCCCCGCCCTTAAGTTTGGCAGCCTTGAGATAATATTGTTCAGCCTCGTCCAGCCCCGTGTCCTGCTCGGAAAGTACGCCGAGTCGCACGAGGGAAAAGACATTTTCCGGCTCCAGTTCAAGACACTTCTCATAGGCCGCGCGAGCCTTGTCCATACTGCCCAGCATCTGGCAGGTCCAACCGAGGTTGTACAAGGCCATGATGTTCTTGGGTGTGATATCGAGAACTTCCTCAAACTGCTTGCGGGCCTGCTCCGGCTTACCCACCTGCGCGTAACAGATACCAAGCGAGTTACGGGCGAGAATGTTGTCCGGGTCAGCCAGCAGAGCGAGACGGAATTCCTCGATTGCACCGTAAATATCACCATCCACGTAAAAGCGGTCAGCGGAAATATTCAGTGAAACTGAATCAAACTGGGCCACCATGGGCTTTTCCAGCATGAGAGAATGATCAAGACCCTTGCGACAGTTATCAAGAATTTCACTGCGCCGGTAATTTAGGAAAGGAAAGGAAGCCACCCCGGCTCCCAGCTCGATTTCAAAATCATCTGAACACTCACGCACCAGACGCAAAATATTTTCCATCACCGCATCGGATTCCCCGTCCGGGAAAAAGTAGATCAAGCTGTTCAGGCTGTATCGCCCGCCCATGCAGGACTCATCAAAGAACGTCTCCGCCCTTGAGGCCACTTTCTGAACCTGCGCATCGGTGAGCTTCTGAAAATTACCGCCCTGCTCCGCCGGATTAGCAACAAGGCGCAGCACAGCCACAGAAAATTTATCCAGATTCTGGCGCATGCGGCTGTAGCGTCCGATGAATTCCTTATAGCTGTACAACCCGGTAACCATATCCCGCTGCGGGGAAGCATTGGCTTCCGGGCCGGCCTGCGCATCAAAAAAACTATCTTTTTCATTAAGCAGAGTCAGACGATCACCCTCGGTGACGGGCCATGCCGGATCGCTCAGATGCAGGATTTCCGCAAAGGCGATTTCTTCCTGCACCTCGATGATAACCACCTCAGCCTTATACATGGTCGGGTAAGTACCGGAAATACGTTCATCTTCAGTAAGACGGGCCTGTGTGCCCGCCTGATAGTCCGGGGACCAAACCAGAAAACGCGCACCTTCACGGGCATCAACGCTCTGCCCGATGGACAGGGCCAGACGCTGCAAAGGCAGCACTTCCAAAACCTTAGCACCCTTTTGAAGGATATCGGAATAAGCGAAAACGCAGTTACGCCCGAAATCCTTGGCAGTTGCTACGGCTTTGGCGGCTTTGCGCATAAGGATACGGGCCTGCTCGTCTGCGGAACGCTTGAAATGAGGACCGGAAAGAGACTGCGGATAATTGGCGTATCCGGCACTGACACTGATTTTGATCACATCCCCGGTAACCGGATCTTCAACCGGAAAACTTTCCACCAGCGCACGCAATTCTTCAGCCAGCTTAGCACAAGCCTTGGGCCGTCCGTCCGGGATCAGAAAAGCAAACTTGTCATCGAAAATACGGGCACAGATTACGGACTCGACCACCACCTCATTAATACGCGCGGCAAGGTCGGCAATAATGTTATCGCCCAATCCGTAGCCGTAACGGTCATTGATACGCTGAAAATAATCCATATCAAGGACAACCACCCCCACAGAACCGCTAAAAGTAGGGATACCGGGGTCCTTGCATCCGCCGGTAGTAGGCATCATGCAGTTCTGGATCAGATCCAGCTCTTTATTCAGCTTGGACATGAAATAATCGCGAGTCGCCATACCGGTCAGTCGGTCGGTGATGGAACCTTTATAAAGTAGAATTTTTTCCAGCGAACAGGCAGCCAATGCCTCAAGGTAGGGCGGCAAAGCTTCCGGGGCTTCCAGTTCCACACCTCTGGCGATAAAATAGCAGAGATCACGCCCGCGCAAGCGCAAGGGCAGCATAAGCTGGGCTTCCTCGGCATTGTAGCGGGCCTCAAGCTTAGCCCGAAACTGCCCCTTGGGCGGCTTGGGAAAGTAAAGGCTGTAGGATTCGAAAGGCAGGAATTCCTGAATGAGATCCTTAAGGGTGTGCTCGTAGAGGATCAAATCCTGCGGGGAAAGACTGATTCCGGCGGTGAAGAGGTTATCCTTGTTCATAAGCAGGGACATAACCCGCATGCGGATTCAAGACAAGCGGGGAGTTAGAGACAGACTGATTAATTAGGCTTTAAGAAACAATCTCCCTATTTTTTACCAATTACACATTTTTGTAAATCAAGCTAAACATCTTTAGTAACTAAATACACAATTGAAATATTTTACATTATATCTTAAAGCATTCTCCACTTTTTTTTCCATTCATCCTTTCTCAT
It contains:
- a CDS encoding response regulator; this translates as MPMIDGDLKNRLLAAFRGESSERMRVLSSDFLQLEKGCGSEDLAAVIESSYRELHSLKGAARAVGLGVVEEFCQAFESFFSVLKQLQLVPSGKTCSMMLGWLDLLEDMLREEDDSVEAKASPAVMLAISRMQEVVDSPQLIDGVDDLSTQVDALSEAEDNVEGHDTESDFGEFEQNDAELIKHDSGTNPAAMGDSVRVSSSFLTGLLLQTEELISSRNAQRSRIQEISELDKLLADFTSFYHGSNEGHVASLSGEELKQNLVMGKKLDDFSRRFSALGVLARKAERDLTSKIDSLLGDFKNSMLLPFSSLLDVFPRMVRTLSMEQGKECRMESSGENVRIDRRILEMLHDPLMHMLRNSIDHGIESREDRIAQDKDPVGRIFFSITQSDRDVVKIVYGDDGRGIDLERLKAVAVNSGIISADDAENMDRRSALELVFISGMSSSKIITDISGRGLGMAIVRDKVESLGGSIVVASPEGKGFRIVLNIPVALTSFRGIVVESGEKSFVVPKSGVRKVMLVRQDDIASVGGKETVFVFGRPLPLISLAEILELESKENQDGAFPVLIAGKGRKAVAISVDGLSGEQDVMAKSMGPLLKRVRNVSGFSMLGSGELVPILHTPDMARTALGMHAEGRVRSVVHRQGIKELKTVLVAEDSITSRMLLKNVLEAAGYNVVTAVNGLDALQKIESSLPDVLVSDVEMPQMDGFTLTSKVRSIDSCANLPIILVTSLGSAEDRERGVEAGADAYIIKSSFDQGNLLEVIDRLAG
- a CDS encoding chemotaxis protein CheW — translated: MESNTLDYFKRESDRELLRKRAEKLALKISDETDGLDKKSGARDYVFFRMGPNSYGFDASAVKEVMIPEEIVSVPCTPDFHLGLMSVRGHLWAVIDLCAFFRTGESIESENPGVILLADDESEFGVAVDEILGVISVSGDEIKSLPDGENRLASFCVGVTADRKTVLNGAALLREESFMVNEFVGSNRLS
- a CDS encoding protein-glutamate O-methyltransferase CheR codes for the protein MSNFLTEERIGELAAMVRERFGLNFASERWKDLRTAVLRFHREDSSFSTAAECLDYILSPTVENKDLEQFINRLTIGETFFFRDSNALRILEYEILRKLNGKGSGLNGAVRVWSTACATGEEPYTLAMICRRTGVHAEIFGTDIDSKALIKAREGCYRKWSFRSEDTGFKDIFFRKVGSNSYLLEPSIKRMVNLSRLNLMDASVPSSLKDMDVVLCRNVLMYFASDGVNAVLDKIWDCLTPGGWLVATPSESGLLSCYGKFEPVNFDGILFYRKNEDYEPQCPLLFDDSKFQEVEDFSNSPVFPVADLDDQFDFEPQPKTAAAEIDFRAEDSDFLRDRVEPEPLILLAEFNDGENLVAQAADLREQGDTAGAVCLYKKMVEQDYPPETKAAALLGIAGIKADSGLADEAALWCAKALELDRVSPCAHFLLGQIALQQGEREKGLAHMRNAVFLESEFIMAHVLLGNIYMDSGDNNGALRHFRISMQQLKKMDQEEPVPCSDSITAGRLMEMVQLVQKNLT
- a CDS encoding chemotaxis protein CheW — protein: MTNNEYVIFEVDSCKFALPSDAVDRVERAVMLTPVPDAPAPVLGVVNRGGEVIPVLGLRGRIGGEERDIILSDRLVFSTANGRPMALLADRIGDVVGIDSDVARDADEIWPGISLLKSFAGLGADVVLVQDMSELLDPDQERSLLAAIAAMSEEEDVAVDE
- a CDS encoding lytic transglycosylase domain-containing protein, which produces MTRFIVALYLILSGAIVFRMIIPFDVEREFSPSQRREVQQRIKVADRERVPVPPLFGQVAEEFSLHPEILNAIADHESGYNPWALNIEGRSVYPSSREEALAIIEKYRGRSYDVGLMQVNSYWIRKFELSPAEALEPEENLRLGAWILRYCLDRYGYNWRAIGAYHTGSPKNLPGRSRAYAVKVMKKYNELMEQSARGK
- a CDS encoding tetratricopeptide repeat protein; this translates as MSLLMNKDNLFTAGISLSPQDLILYEHTLKDLIQEFLPFESYSLYFPKPPKGQFRAKLEARYNAEEAQLMLPLRLRGRDLCYFIARGVELEAPEALPPYLEALAACSLEKILLYKGSITDRLTGMATRDYFMSKLNKELDLIQNCMMPTTGGCKDPGIPTFSGSVGVVVLDMDYFQRINDRYGYGLGDNIIADLAARINEVVVESVICARIFDDKFAFLIPDGRPKACAKLAEELRALVESFPVEDPVTGDVIKISVSAGYANYPQSLSGPHFKRSADEQARILMRKAAKAVATAKDFGRNCVFAYSDILQKGAKVLEVLPLQRLALSIGQSVDAREGARFLVWSPDYQAGTQARLTEDERISGTYPTMYKAEVVIIEVQEEIAFAEILHLSDPAWPVTEGDRLTLLNEKDSFFDAQAGPEANASPQRDMVTGLYSYKEFIGRYSRMRQNLDKFSVAVLRLVANPAEQGGNFQKLTDAQVQKVASRAETFFDESCMGGRYSLNSLIYFFPDGESDAVMENILRLVRECSDDFEIELGAGVASFPFLNYRRSEILDNCRKGLDHSLMLEKPMVAQFDSVSLNISADRFYVDGDIYGAIEEFRLALLADPDNILARNSLGICYAQVGKPEQARKQFEEVLDITPKNIMALYNLGWTCQMLGSMDKARAAYEKCLELEPENVFSLVRLGVLSEQDTGLDEAEQYYLKAAKLKGGDALSMRHLARISYVRKDMDKAREYLHQALNANHNDAAAMNMLARIYLESGEDPQVAEVLARQSAALKPAKDQFWETLAKALEVQEKFDEAEQVRSRF